A part of Nitrospira sp. genomic DNA contains:
- a CDS encoding plasmid pRiA4b ORF-3 family protein, with the protein LLQFKITLTGIRPPIWRRVLVSEGLALSGLHDIIQEVMGWTNSHLHDFHWREDRFGVPDPEFDEERVVDERTVTLKELGLSVKDRLEYMYDFGDGWDHVLMVEQVLADGKHQTPVCLNGARSCPPEDCGGAWGYENLLEILKDPTHKEYEEWRTWLPEDFDPERFDLAEVNSGLSVRQWTIAPPSRKGRRKKV; encoded by the coding sequence CTCTCCTCCAGTTCAAGATCACGTTAACCGGGATCCGTCCGCCGATCTGGAGGCGCGTGCTGGTGTCGGAGGGATTGGCTTTGTCCGGGTTGCACGACATCATCCAGGAGGTGATGGGGTGGACGAACTCGCATTTACACGATTTTCATTGGCGTGAAGACCGGTTTGGTGTGCCAGATCCCGAGTTTGACGAGGAGCGGGTGGTCGATGAGCGCACGGTGACGCTCAAGGAGCTGGGTCTGTCCGTTAAGGACAGGCTGGAATACATGTATGACTTCGGGGATGGGTGGGACCATGTACTGATGGTGGAACAGGTTCTGGCGGACGGGAAGCACCAGACGCCGGTCTGCCTGAACGGCGCCCGATCCTGCCCTCCCGAAGATTGTGGAGGGGCCTGGGGATACGAGAACCTTCTGGAGATCCTCAAGGACCCGACACACAAGGAGTATGAGGAATGGAGGACCTGGCTCCCCGAGGACTTCGACCCCGAACGGTTTGATCTCGCGGAGGTCAACAGCGGGTTGTCGGTGAGACAGTGGACCATCGCTCCTCCCTCCAGGAAGGGACGGAGGAAGAAGGTGTGA